The genome window GCTGTTGGGGGTCCAGGCGGTGAATAGAGTCGCCAGAAAAACTGCAATACCCAGCGTGGATGCAAAGGCACCCGGGGGGCGCGGCTTTCTTTTGGGGCGTGGGGGATGTCTGTCTTTTGCAGGTTCCATTTCAATATAATATTACCTTAAAAACCGGTACGCAAGTGGCATAATTGACCGATTGCGATCATCCTTTATTGTTGGGGCAACTCCAGCAATTTTTGGATCGGTTTCAGATCGGACACCGGCAAAAATAAATTCTTTACACGGGTATGTTCATATTGAAACACCTTTGAGTTTGGCAAAAGCGTATTCGCGCTCCGGCCGAATTCTTCATGCGAAACATATCCCGCCAGAAAGATATCCATGCCGTATACCCAAATATTGCCCCACTCCAACGGCGCAACGACGTGCGCATCCCTGATCGCTTCACAACGGATGCCAACCCGCGCATCTGCAACACGACGGACATGAAGCGCGGTGACGGTATAAAAGGATTCGTCCACCGTGACTTTTATCCTCGGCGGGAGACTGACAACCGTTCGTTTCAACTCCCGCGCCTCATCCTGTCCGCTGATCTCGACCAGCAGTTCCTCGTCTGAATCGGATTTCAGGCTCAGCGCTCCGAGCGGATTCCAATGGATAGGCTTGCGCCATGCCTCGGGCATGGCATGGACGAGGTAATACGGATGTTTTTTCCCGATGGCTTTTTTCAGGTCGGCCTGCGAGGCGGCGATCAAGCCGCATAAAAATCCGAAAATGTACATGTCGCTGCGCAGGTGGCCGTCACCGGCGTGTTGATCGGACGGGACGAGCGCGGGCGCGTTCAACAACACCGCTGGATCCCGCCGCATCTCTGCGATTTGCCCGCGATGCGAGATGAGATAGGATTTGATGTCGCACCGGCGCCCGCCCAGGGTGACATCGTAGCGTTCATGGTCTGTGAAAGGGGCTGCGGCCCGCACTTCAAAAGGAATGTTGCCCTGCGAGAGATGCCGCCGAAAGGCAAGTTCCACAGCCGCGCCTGCCACTGTGCGGCGAAGCCTGTCATAAGGGGACCTGCCCGCGCGCTCGAAGGAATACATCAATGAACGAAGCGCATACGCGATCCCGCCCTCGGTCAGGTCGGGCGTGTAGGGCAGGCGGAGGAGGTCATTAACGTTGATCATGGTAGATGCTGATCGGGTTTATCCATCCATGAATCCATTCCCGGTCTTACTCATTCCTGAACTGCAGACAATAATGATGAAAGGTATTGCTTACCCAGGCACTGCCCATGCCATACGGCGCAAGGGACTGGTTATCCTGCAGCCAGATCTTCTCGTCTTTCAAGGTATAGGTTTTGCCGAGTTCGCGGGCGACATCCCATGCGAGGGGATAGATCCTGCCGCCCTTCTTGACGTTCTTGACAATGATCGTAAGATAGGCTTTTTCACGCAGTAAAGGTTTCAAGCCTGCGTAGATGGTTACCAGCCTGGCAAGAAATTCCTCGTATTCGTGGATGTTGCCGAGGTCGTTTGGGTCTTCCGAATAGACGACATCCAGTTCCTCGTCGGCGCGGCGTTTCTTTTGATTGTCCGCGCCCTTGGCGTGCAGCATATCCCAGTAGGGCGGGGAGGTGAGTACATAGTCAAAGGTCAATGGTTGAAGCTCAATGGCATGCATGGCGTCCATATGGACGATCTCAGATATCAGACTTTCGGCTTGTTGACCCAATGAAACTCGTTCCTCTTCAATAAGTTGTTTTGCGATCTCCGCATATTTGGGATTCAGTTCGATGCCGTGGGAATTCCGTCCCGCGCGTAATGCGGCAATGAGGGTGGAGCCGGTCCCGGCCATGGGATCGAGCACGGTCTCGCCGGCTTTGGTGAAGAACTCGATGAATTCCTGCGCCATTGTTTCAGGGTATTTGGCGGGATGCACGCGTGCGTCCCTCTTGCGCGGCGGCGGGTTGTGAACGAACCATGACTTTTGGAATTTCAGCCAGGTCTTTGGGTCGAGGTCGTTGAGTTTGTTTTTTGCCATGGAACACCTCTATGGTACGGGCGTGTTTGTCGGCGGGATGTAGTCTATGCCTTGGATGCTCAGGTCGGAGAAGGAGACCACGGCGGCGGTATCTCCGGCGGAGCGGACGAAAACACCGATGGTCCCGCTGCGGAAGGTGGGGTCGCTGACGCTGAATTGGAATCGCCCGTTCAGGAAGAGGCGCATTTCCCGGCCGACCGCCCATATTCCGATGCGCACCTCGCCCGGCGCGCCGGGCGGCACGTCACCGCTTTGAAGAGGCTGCTGCAATGGGACGCGGTTCCCGGAGCTGATCCGTTCGGCGCGGACGGTTCCATTGCAGGCGAGGGCGAAACGATAATACGTCGCTGTGGTCGCGCGGATGAGCACTCCATAATTGTCATCGCTGCGGCACAGGCTGGGGCGGGCGGTGATCTCGGCGTAGAAATTGTTCAGCGCCAGGTCCTGCCGTAGGCTGAGCATATACACGCCGCTTTGCACGGCGAGGGTCAGGCGGTTATTGTCCACGCCTGCGCTGGCCTGGTTCGAGACGGCAGTGTCCCAAAGCGAGGGGTCGGAGAAATCGTCGCTGAGCAGGATGTTCCCAAGCCCGGGGCGCATCTCTGCGGTGGGGGCTTTGGTGGGGAAGGTTTGCAGGGTGGACGTGGCTGTGGCGGGGAACCAGTTTATGGTCGCCGTGGGAGGCGGGGTTTCCGTCGGGGTGACGGGCGTGGGTGTGAACAGCCAGGCGTCCATTGTGGAGCAGGAAATTAACATTGTCGTTGCGAGGAGGACGATAGTCCGACGAAGCAATCTCCCGGTTATTGGGAGATTGCTTACCCTTTGGGTACGATGTCGTCGCCGCGTTGGTCTCGATACGAGCAAGACAAGCACTCGCTCTACTCGACCAGCGGCGGCTCGCACAGCCTCCCCTTTGGGGAACGACATTAAGGGTTTTAAAATCATAACCATTTTGTGACAAAATTTCATTCGATGTGTCGTAAAATAAAGCCATATCATTCTAGCATATCAGGAGAATACGATGACCGATAAGCAGGTGCTGGTGACGGGTGCGTGCGGCGAGATCGGGCAGGCGCTTGTGCAGGAATTATCGAGGCGGGGAGGCTATCGGATCGTGACAGCGGATTTTATGCCCTTGCCCGATTCGATTCAAGACCTTTCAGCGGAGCATGTGCAGGGGGACCTGGTCTATAAAATAAAAACCTTTTATGATTATGATTTCGATATCATCTTCCACTTGGCGGCGTCGCTTTCATCGAAGGCGGAGGTCGCCACCGAGGAGGCGCACCGCATCAACGTGGAAGGGACGATGCAATTGCTGATGCTGGCGGCGTACCGTTCGGAGAAGTACGGCAAGGCGGTCAAGTTTATCTTCCCCAGTTCCATCGCGGCGTATGGCATGCCGAACCTGGAGACGAAGCGCGCGGCGGGCGCGGTGAAGGAGGAGGATTGGGATAACCCGCACACGATGTACGGATGCAATAAATTGTATTGTGAAAAACTGGGGGTCTATTACAGCAGGTTCTACGGTCAAAAACATTTGGATGAAACCCCCCCGGTCATGCTGGACTTCCGCGCGATCCGCTTCCCGGGCTTGATCTCCGCCTTTACTGTTCCCAGCGGAGGGACGAGCGACTACGGACCGGAGATGCTGCACGCCGCGGCTCAGGGACAACCCTATGCCTGCTTCGTGCGCCCTGATACGAAGATCTCCTTCATGGCGATGCCCGACGCGATCAAGTCCATGCTGATGCTGATGGACGCACCGCGCGGGTCGCTGACGAGCAATGTCTACAACGTGGCGGCGTTCGCCATCAGCGCGGACGAGTTCCGCCAGCGCGCAGAGAAAGCCTTCGCAGGCGCGAACATCACCTTCGAGCCGAATCCCCGCCGCCAGGGAATCGTGGATTCCTGGCCCGAAGACGTGGACGATGCCCGTGCCCGCGCCGATTGGAGCTGGTCTCCCGATTACGACGTGGACCGCTTCTTCGAGGAGTACTTCCTGCCGGAGATACGGAAGCGGTATGGGAGGTAGGGGTAAAATGGAGTATATAAGGCGTTATACAGGGCGCTGTATAACGCCTTAGTTGGGCTGAGGAAAGTATTCACGAAACTGAAATCCTTTTTAAGAAAACCCTCGAAGATATTGAAAAACGTCTCTCGGAGACCGAACCATATGAAATCCTCTTGATTTCTGGTTTGATACGGAAACTATTTCTTGATGACTTTCCACTTGTTGATCAAGTTAATCGAGAGCATCGAATAAAGCTTGTTTTTGTAACAACGGTGCCAATATCTCTTCCAAACAATGAGCCTTACCCAATTTTTTGGACCATCCAAGACGGTCTCGACCCAGATACTGCACCGCCCTTCAAGAAACATCTCTCTATTAATCGTGACCAGTTTTTTTCAAACAATTGTTACAGTGGTCAATAACCACAAATACACTGTTCGAGATGTTATACAATTTGAGGCAAATGTTATGGGAGGCGTTCACGCTGGTTCTCCTAAAACTGAGAAAGAACGTGTATTAAAGGAAATTGATTCAACCTTTTCTGTTGGAGGATATGCTTCTTCAGTACGTCAACTTATGGCTATTGCACGCGTAATTCTTAAAGCACTTGATCCACTCAGACAAGCGATAAATTCAGCCTAACAAAGCATACACTCTGTCTCGCTTCGCTGCGTGCGGCACCTTGATAAACAGGACGAATCCCAAATCCGCCCGACGATGAACCGTCAGGCTACGCCTGCAAAATCCGCTGAAGCGGATTAACCGACTTTCAATTGAATTCAATTCCTGATAGAACCATTCCATGAACGATCAGAAGGTTGTCATTTCTCTTAAACGTTTCCTGCTCGTCGGGCAATGCCCGCCAGATTGGAAGCGCCTCGATCTATATCTGTTTCGAGACGAAACAGTGGCCTTCTACGTCGGTCAGTCCCATTTTGCCTTTGCGCGGGTTTGGGAACACCTTCTCAGCGGCTTCAAAGGCCACTCGATCATGGGCCGGTTTGTTTGGTGCAACTGGCCAAAATCCATGAACTTCACCATCGAATTGTTGAGCTCACAATCCGGGCAATTCGATGATGTTGGGAATGACGTGAGCGCTGCCGAGCGGTTGCAGATCCAGCGTTGGTCACCCTGCTTTAATCTATCGCAGAACAGTCAGCCAACCCCTCTGCCAGATTTCTATTTACCTCCCAATGCCCCCTTCAGGCGCAGACGAAGCTTAAAGATGTTAATCCATGAAGCGGAGCGAGCCGTGAAGGCAGAGGACACAAAGCTTTGGATGCAGAGTATGCAATAGGATATTTGAAAGGAATCCCCCATGCCCACCCCAAATCCCCCCGTGCTGCAACTGCGTATTGCGCTCACCGCCGGCGGCTACGAGCGGCTGGTCAAATTCTATTGCGACGGTCTCGGCATCGAACCGTCCGCGATCTGGAACAACGACGGCGGCAAAGCCATGATGCTGGAGATGGGCTCCGCCACGCTCGAACTCTTCGACGAACGGCAGGCGGAAGTGATCGATCAACTCGAAGCGGGGCGGCGGGTCAGCGGGCAGGTGCGCTTCGCGCTCGAAGTGCCGGACTTGAAGTCCGCGATGGAACGGCTGCTCGCCAACGGCGCCACGCTCGTCCATCCGCCCGTGATGACTCCCTGGGGCGATTACAATGTCCGCCTGCAAGACCCGGACGGGATGCAGGTCACGTTGTTTCAGGTGATGAACAAAGAATAAAAAGGAATGCAATCCATGCAATCATCGAATAAATCCCTGATCTCTTTTTTCGTTTGGGCATTCGCATTCTCATGGGCGTTTTGGGGAATCGCCGTATTGGGCTCGCTCGGGGTTTTTACACTGCCTTTCCCTAACATGGTGTTGGTCATCATCGGCGCGCACGGTCCGCTCGTGTCGTCCATGGCGTTGACGTACAAGGCAGGCGGATGGACAGCCGTCAGGAAGTTTCTGCGCTCAGGCTTCGACCTGCGCCTCGGACTCATCTGGTGGCTGGTCATCCTGTCCCTGCCGTTTCTGCTCGCCGCTCTGGCAGTGCAGATCAATGTCGCCCAAAGCGGATTCCAGCCCGATTCGACGTTACTCTCCGAGCCGTTGCTGATCCTGCCGACCTTCCTGATGCTGTTCTTCCTCGGCGGCTCATTTCAGGAGGAGTTCGGCTGGCGAGGCTTTGCCCTGCCGCGCCTGCTCGAGAAGTGGAATCCGCTGATTGCCAGCAACGTCCTCGGCGCGATTTGGGGCTTGTGGCATCTTCCGCTCTTCCATATTGCGGACACATCCCAAGCCTTCATGCGTTTCGATGTATTCGTCTTTCTTGGAATTGGATTCAGCGTATTCTTCACCTGGTTCTATTTGAAGACAGGTAACAACCTGTTTACCGCCCTGCTATTTCACACCGCCATCAACACGTCCATCTCCCTTTTCCCGCCCATCGAACAACGCGTTGGCGGGGATCAAACTGCCTTCCTCTACTTGATGGTGTTCTATGCACTCCTCGCGCTTGTTCTAATTTTGGCAAACCGTTCGAAGTGGTTTGAACCGCCAAAGTAGTATCCCGGCTTTTCAAACGAAAAGAGACTGCCCGAAGGCAGTCTCTTTTTCAGCACTCATTACCCGTTGGCGCTCCCCTGCTCTTTCCTAGCCCTCAGCCAGCCATTCAAACTGTACTTCACCACACGTTCCTCGCCCGCGAACAGCTTCTTCAGATTCGGGCGCAATGCCCAGATGAGCAGGATCAACGCACCGACGCCGTACCACATATCGATCCAGGGCGTCAGTCCCTGCGAGGCGCGGATGGCGAACACAAGTATGGCGAAAAATGCCACCCCCAGCGTGGTGATGGAGGCGATCCCGATGGTGAAGAAGGTCAACATGCCGAGCGGCAGGATGACGAGGATGGAAGGCAGCCAAAGTCCCATCGCGCCGCCTACGCAGGGCGCCCCGCCCGCGCCGCCGCGCAAACGTATCAGTTTCCCGTTTTCATCACGTTCGGGCAAAAAGATCGAGTGGTTATGTCCAAGGATGGCGGCCAGCGGGGCGATCACATGCACCCAATGATTGTCCGGTGAGACCCACTGCGCCACCCAGACCGCCCCCGCGCCTTTCACAATATCCATCATGGCTGTCCCGAATCCCGCCCAAAAGCCTGCGGCGCGCATGGCGTTCGTCCCGCCCGTCCTGCCGCTTTCCACCTCGCGGATATCTTTTCCTGTCTTCAGTTTCACGATCAGCAATCCGAATGGGATCGATCCGAAAATATACGCCAGAAGGATAAGCCCAAGGTCTATAACAGTTTGCATCAAAACTCCTCCGATTTGAGTGTAACCATAAAACACGCGAAGTCAAATATGGTTGCTTACAGGACCTGCAGGGACACTTCGTGAAAGCCGCCGTTTTCGATCCAGAAGGCGCGCGCCCGCCACTCGCCGTCCACGCGTGCGAGAATGATGTAGACCACTGCATAGGCGGCCTCTGCAATGTCGGTGGGCGAGACAGTCTCAGGCCCCGTTGGATGCGAATGGAAGATGCCAAGCAGGTCCATGCCGTTGGAGTCGATCCACTCAAAGGCATGCAGCTGTTCGATGGGATCCATGACGTATCGCACGGGACTTTGCGCCTGATTCTGCACGCAGAGGATTTTTTCCACCTTTGCATCGCGTCCCGCCAACAGACCGCACGCCTCGAGCGGTGCATGCAAAGCGGCGTGCGCGATCATGCCTTGCAGTTGTTCCTTTGAAAGGCCGAGGGATTGCATTGCTATAAAAATATCGCCGTGGTCCACGCGATGCCAAGAATGATGACGGGCAGCACCACCGCGCGGCGCAGCGGGATATTTTCCGTGAGGCTCATGGATAACATCGTCAGCGCGTACAGCGGTCCTGTTATTGCAACGCCGAATTGTATGGGGGTGAGATACCAGTAATGCAGGCCCGCGCCGATTTGAGCGCAAATGATGCCGATGCCGATCGCCCAGGGAAAATCCCAGCGGTCCGTACCGTCAAGGTGGAGGATGCGCAGACTGATCAGACCTGCCACGATGAAGACGGCCGGCACGAGCAGGAACATGCGCGCGCCGGAAAAACGCAGCGAAGTGGCAAGGATGAGGAACAGCGCATACGCCAGCGCGGTGAGCCCCGCACGCGCAACCGCATAGCCTGGCGCGGACGGGTTGATGGTAATAAATTCCGCCAAAAAAACAGCGACGAGCAGGACTGCGCCAAAGGCGAAGCCGATCCACCATGCACGGACGTCCGTCAACAGTGCGAGCGGCGCGCCGATCACAAAGGTGGTCACGGTGGGGAGCAGCAGGTGTTCGAGGTTGGGTTTTGTTTCCAGTGTGGGGTGGGCACGTGTGAGCCAGTCCATGCCGGCGGCGGTCAGCGCGGCGGCAAGAATGGTCATGAACGTGCCGAGGGTGAGGGGAAAGGCATAGTAGAAACCGGGCAGGCTCAGGGTCAGGGTGAGGCGGGGCGATTGGATCAACCTTGTCAGCGCAAATGCCAGCAATACGGAGGCGATCAAAACGCCAATGCGGTCTGCGGAGGGCAGATGGGAACGGTTCTCCTGCATGTCAAGGATTGTACCTGCGCGCGCCTGCGGGCGCAAGCAGGGGTATGGTAGAATCAACTGGTTATGGAAGTCTCACGCATAGAAAACCTCCCGCCTCCACCGGGCATCATCAGTTCCATTAAAGCGGGTTTCGATACAATCGCTTCACATATCACCGCGATTCTTCTGCCGCTCCTGTTGAACCTGTTCATCTGGCTGGGTCCGCGCCTGCGCATGAATGCCCTGTTCGACTCGATTGTGGATGACGTGGTGCTCATCTGGCAGAGGGGCGGCGTGTCTGCCCAGGATATTCAACGCGTGCTGGATTGGTATCAGAATACGATTCCGACCATTAACCTGTTCTGGTTTTTACGGACGCTTCCTGTCGGGATCTCCAGCCTGCTCCAGTCTCAAAATGTGACTCAAACACCTTTGGGGGAGCCTGCCATTTTGCAGGTGAGCGCCTTGAGTTTCCCCGGCTGGATCATCCTGCTCACGGTATTGGGCTGGATCGGCGGGGCGTTGTACTTCCGCAGTGTGGCATGGGTTGTGGTTTCAGATGTGGAACAACGGGTCCAGCCTCTCCACGCTGTTGTGCAGACGATCCTCGTCTCCATTGCCTGTGCCATCCTGCTGATGATCATCGGCATCCCGCTTTTGGTGGTCCTGTTCCTTGTCCTGCAGCTGAATGCATTCCTTGCGAATGTATTTGTCTTGTTGGTCTGTCTGGTTTCCATGCGGTTGGTCGTGCCGGTGTTCTTCTGGCCGCATGGCGTTTTTGTGAAGAGGCAGAATGTGTTCACGTCCATGTTGAGCAGTCTGCAATTGATGCGCTTCACGCTCCCGACCAGTAGTTTGTTCGTGCTGACGGTCTTCCTGCTCGCATTCGGACTGAACTATTTGTGGAGGATCCCCCCGCAGAATTCGTGGATGACGCTGGTGGGCATCCTTGGCCATTCGTTCGTAACAACCGCCCTGCTGGCCGGCAGTTTCATTTATTATCGGGATATGAGCGTTTGGGTGCAGGGTGTGATCGAAAGATTGCGCCCGAATCATGCGGTCAAAAAGGCGTAAATTATCGATCGTCGGAGGTTGTCATGGCTGAAAAAGAGAAGAAAATAAACTACGATGTAAGTTCCATCCAGGCGCTGGAGGGTATCGAGCATGTGCGCAAGCGCCCCGGCATGTATGTGGGCGGTACGGATATCAAGGCTTTGCATCACCTTGTCTATGAGGTGGTTGATAATGCGATCGATGAAGCTCTGGCAGGGTACTGCACCGCCATCAATATCACCATCCATGCGGACAGCAGTGTGACGGTTGAGGATAATGGCCGCGGTATCCCGGTTGGTCCGCACCCTACGAAAAAGGATGCAAAGGGACGCCCCATGGAAACCGTGGATGTGGTCATGACGGTGATCGGCGCGGG of Anaerolineales bacterium contains these proteins:
- a CDS encoding DNA methyltransferase is translated as MAKNKLNDLDPKTWLKFQKSWFVHNPPPRKRDARVHPAKYPETMAQEFIEFFTKAGETVLDPMAGTGSTLIAALRAGRNSHGIELNPKYAEIAKQLIEEERVSLGQQAESLISEIVHMDAMHAIELQPLTFDYVLTSPPYWDMLHAKGADNQKKRRADEELDVVYSEDPNDLGNIHEYEEFLARLVTIYAGLKPLLREKAYLTIIVKNVKKGGRIYPLAWDVARELGKTYTLKDEKIWLQDNQSLAPYGMGSAWVSNTFHHYCLQFRNE
- a CDS encoding NAD-dependent epimerase/dehydratase family protein, encoding MTDKQVLVTGACGEIGQALVQELSRRGGYRIVTADFMPLPDSIQDLSAEHVQGDLVYKIKTFYDYDFDIIFHLAASLSSKAEVATEEAHRINVEGTMQLLMLAAYRSEKYGKAVKFIFPSSIAAYGMPNLETKRAAGAVKEEDWDNPHTMYGCNKLYCEKLGVYYSRFYGQKHLDETPPVMLDFRAIRFPGLISAFTVPSGGTSDYGPEMLHAAAQGQPYACFVRPDTKISFMAMPDAIKSMLMLMDAPRGSLTSNVYNVAAFAISADEFRQRAEKAFAGANITFEPNPRRQGIVDSWPEDVDDARARADWSWSPDYDVDRFFEEYFLPEIRKRYGR
- a CDS encoding VOC family protein; this translates as MPTPNPPVLQLRIALTAGGYERLVKFYCDGLGIEPSAIWNNDGGKAMMLEMGSATLELFDERQAEVIDQLEAGRRVSGQVRFALEVPDLKSAMERLLANGATLVHPPVMTPWGDYNVRLQDPDGMQVTLFQVMNKE
- a CDS encoding type II CAAX endopeptidase family protein — protein: MQSSNKSLISFFVWAFAFSWAFWGIAVLGSLGVFTLPFPNMVLVIIGAHGPLVSSMALTYKAGGWTAVRKFLRSGFDLRLGLIWWLVILSLPFLLAALAVQINVAQSGFQPDSTLLSEPLLILPTFLMLFFLGGSFQEEFGWRGFALPRLLEKWNPLIASNVLGAIWGLWHLPLFHIADTSQAFMRFDVFVFLGIGFSVFFTWFYLKTGNNLFTALLFHTAINTSISLFPPIEQRVGGDQTAFLYLMVFYALLALVLILANRSKWFEPPK
- a CDS encoding glycerol-3-phosphate acyltransferase is translated as MQTVIDLGLILLAYIFGSIPFGLLIVKLKTGKDIREVESGRTGGTNAMRAAGFWAGFGTAMMDIVKGAGAVWVAQWVSPDNHWVHVIAPLAAILGHNHSIFLPERDENGKLIRLRGGAGGAPCVGGAMGLWLPSILVILPLGMLTFFTIGIASITTLGVAFFAILVFAIRASQGLTPWIDMWYGVGALILLIWALRPNLKKLFAGEERVVKYSLNGWLRARKEQGSANG
- a CDS encoding M67 family metallopeptidase is translated as MQSLGLSKEQLQGMIAHAALHAPLEACGLLAGRDAKVEKILCVQNQAQSPVRYVMDPIEQLHAFEWIDSNGMDLLGIFHSHPTGPETVSPTDIAEAAYAVVYIILARVDGEWRARAFWIENGGFHEVSLQVL